Proteins from one Bifidobacterium sp. ESL0732 genomic window:
- the atpD gene encoding F0F1 ATP synthase subunit beta, with amino-acid sequence MAQNESTAQSSATSADKANDLNAGRITRVQGSVIDAEFPAGHLPDIYNALKVKISNVGNTEGETIKEITLEVEQQIGDSTVRAVALKPTDGLVRGATVTDTGGPIEVPVGDVTKGHVFDVTGNILNAKPDEHIEIKERWSIHRNPPAFDQLESRTKMFETGIKVIDLLTPYVEGGKIGLFGGAGVGKTVLIQEMIQRVAQNHGGVSVFAGVGERTREGNDLIGEMGDAGVLEKTALVFGQMDEPPGTRLRVPLTALTMAEYFRDVENQDVLLFIDNIFRFTQAGSEVSTLLGRMPSAVGYQPNLADEMGALQERITSTRGHSITSLQAIYVPADDYTDPAPATTFAHLDATTELSRDIASQGIYPAVDPLSSTSRILDPRYVGQEHYDTANRVKAILQRNKELQDIIALIGIDELGEEDKTTVNRARKIQQFLGQNFYVAKKFTGLEGSYVKADETVEAFKRICDGKYDDVPEQAFNGIGGIDDLEHKWHDMQKEYA; translated from the coding sequence ATGGCACAAAACGAGTCAACGGCTCAGTCCAGCGCGACCTCCGCCGACAAGGCGAACGATCTGAATGCTGGGCGCATCACACGCGTCCAGGGTTCGGTGATCGACGCCGAGTTTCCGGCGGGGCACCTGCCCGACATCTACAATGCCCTGAAAGTCAAGATCAGCAACGTGGGCAACACCGAAGGCGAGACCATCAAGGAGATTACCCTTGAGGTCGAGCAGCAGATCGGTGATTCCACGGTGCGCGCCGTTGCACTGAAGCCTACCGATGGCCTCGTGCGCGGTGCGACGGTCACCGACACGGGCGGCCCCATCGAGGTGCCGGTCGGCGACGTGACCAAGGGACATGTGTTCGATGTAACGGGCAATATATTGAATGCCAAGCCCGATGAGCATATCGAAATCAAGGAACGTTGGTCTATTCACCGCAATCCGCCGGCCTTCGACCAGCTTGAAAGCCGTACGAAGATGTTCGAGACGGGCATCAAGGTCATCGATCTGCTGACCCCGTACGTCGAGGGCGGCAAGATCGGCCTCTTCGGCGGCGCAGGCGTCGGCAAGACCGTGTTGATTCAGGAGATGATCCAGCGCGTGGCGCAGAACCACGGCGGCGTCTCTGTGTTCGCAGGCGTCGGCGAACGTACCCGTGAGGGCAACGATCTGATCGGCGAAATGGGCGACGCAGGCGTCTTGGAGAAGACCGCGTTGGTCTTCGGCCAGATGGATGAGCCCCCGGGGACGCGTCTTCGCGTGCCGCTGACGGCCCTGACGATGGCGGAGTACTTCCGTGACGTTGAAAACCAGGACGTGTTGCTCTTCATCGACAACATCTTCCGCTTTACGCAGGCGGGTTCTGAGGTCTCCACGTTGCTCGGTCGTATGCCGTCTGCTGTGGGCTATCAGCCGAACCTGGCCGATGAGATGGGTGCCTTGCAGGAGCGCATCACCTCGACCCGTGGGCACTCGATCACCTCGTTGCAGGCCATTTACGTGCCTGCTGACGATTACACCGATCCGGCCCCGGCCACGACCTTCGCCCACTTGGATGCGACCACCGAGCTTTCGCGTGACATCGCCTCCCAGGGCATCTACCCGGCCGTCGACCCGCTGTCGTCCACTTCGCGAATCCTCGATCCGCGCTACGTGGGCCAGGAGCACTATGACACCGCAAACCGCGTCAAGGCGATTCTGCAGCGCAACAAGGAGCTCCAGGACATCATCGCCCTGATCGGCATCGACGAGCTCGGCGAGGAAGACAAGACCACCGTCAATCGCGCCCGCAAGATCCAGCAGTTCCTTGGCCAGAATTTCTATGTCGCGAAGAAATTCACCGGCTTGGAAGGCTCCTATGTCAAGGCCGACGAGACGGTCGAGGCGTTCAAGCGCATCTGTGACGGCAAGTATGACGATGTGCCCGAACAAGCGTTCAACGGTATCGGCGGTATCGATGATCTCGAGCACAAGTGGCACGACATGCAGAAGGAATATGCGTGA
- a CDS encoding F0F1 ATP synthase subunit epsilon — translation MAGSTMKVNIVASDRPLWSGVAKSVSIPASEGGMGLLPDHEPILTVIDKGTVSAIDVDGNRHSFEVTDGFASFDSNSLTVAVETGVDTKKDPTQAAE, via the coding sequence ATGGCTGGCTCCACGATGAAGGTGAATATCGTCGCTTCCGACCGTCCCTTGTGGAGCGGCGTTGCGAAGTCCGTTTCCATCCCCGCCAGCGAGGGTGGCATGGGACTTCTGCCCGATCACGAGCCGATTCTGACGGTTATCGACAAGGGCACGGTTTCGGCCATTGACGTTGACGGCAATCGCCACAGCTTCGAGGTGACCGACGGATTCGCGTCCTTCGATTCCAACTCACTGACCGTCGCCGTGGAAACCGGCGTGGACACCAAGAAGGATCCGACGCAAGCGGCAGAGTAG
- the nucS gene encoding endonuclease NucS, with amino-acid sequence MRIIVADCSAVYSGRLNASLPMAKRVLMIKADQSLLIFSELGSYKPLNWMAAPCTIKEVTPESNAEDADEEAPEKVFRVAAQKSTDVLEVTVQHVYSDETYDLGEDPGLVKDGVEDHLQYYLAAQIERIGKGAKLVRREYPTPVGPVDIMAIDGNGQHVAIEIKRHGGIDGVEQLTRYVKLLNKDPLLAPVRGMFAAQTITPQARVLATERGFDCLILDYEDMKGTDDDSLRLF; translated from the coding sequence GTGCGAATTATTGTTGCTGACTGCTCCGCCGTCTATTCCGGAAGGCTCAACGCCTCGTTGCCCATGGCAAAGCGAGTGCTCATGATCAAGGCCGACCAGAGCCTGCTGATTTTCTCCGAACTCGGTTCCTACAAACCGCTCAATTGGATGGCTGCGCCTTGCACCATCAAGGAAGTTACTCCGGAAAGCAACGCCGAAGATGCCGATGAAGAAGCCCCCGAAAAGGTGTTCCGCGTGGCTGCGCAAAAATCCACCGATGTTCTTGAGGTCACGGTACAGCATGTCTATTCCGATGAGACTTACGATTTGGGGGAGGACCCCGGGCTCGTCAAGGACGGCGTCGAAGATCATCTCCAGTATTATCTGGCGGCTCAGATCGAGCGCATTGGCAAGGGCGCGAAACTGGTGCGTCGCGAATACCCGACGCCCGTCGGCCCGGTCGACATCATGGCCATCGACGGCAACGGCCAGCACGTCGCCATCGAGATCAAGCGCCATGGCGGCATCGACGGCGTCGAACAGCTTACCCGCTATGTCAAGCTCTTAAACAAGGACCCGCTGCTTGCACCGGTACGTGGCATGTTCGCCGCCCAAACCATCACCCCGCAGGCCCGGGTCCTGGCCACCGAGCGTGGTTTCGATTGCCTCATCCTCGACTATGAAGACATGAAAGGCACCGACGACGACAGCCTGCGTCTGTTCTGA
- a CDS encoding AAA family ATPase yields the protein MSLTKRPWIKSIWREPMLLCTHCRHWNGEDFHFCEQCGGELSTREKIYHKAGYIPAKENGPVYYVSSSRGGAFRSLQEALEQVRKDCAVNQKADGNPRIVLDPGTYVVNEVLKIAFSVVIVSSPGCSPQDVVIKAGNDDAEILSLVESDNDDADNDTDNEEGGNESELCADGKIVYENLTLDIIVSGTGFIDSCVIQDPLCACAGYLVVVNSLFCKRILVGDGGILLLARSIVSKGIQVLEPDEDHSPRIVGVIDHSLVSGDSKTWGIKASYCVMLEVSESRVKNGMFLEKTFLIMGRSKVTGDSDAYNGAPLILDGEIADPEFLSYMPKDSSAKFDSIAFEDLKVKASDLFGDDESSDAPASHVDQQGVDELLAQLDALTGLDSVKTDVRKQIRLIQFQQQRKAQGLPVNSISHNMIFAGNPGTGKTTVARIYGKLLYSLGIVKKDVFVEADRSQFVAAYLGQTALKTKKVINSARGGVLFIDEAYALVQQGGFSDVYGHEAVDTLLKAMEDYRDDMVFILAGYTDEMKQFLDANAGLKSRIPNWLTFKDYTPDELVSITKNLASREGYVFGDGVEDRLRDYFARTCKEEHFGNARSARNLYEAAITNKAAREIEKGENSDLTTLISEDFEV from the coding sequence TTGAGTTTGACGAAGCGTCCGTGGATTAAAAGTATCTGGAGAGAACCCATGTTATTGTGTACGCACTGCCGCCACTGGAATGGCGAGGATTTCCATTTTTGTGAGCAATGTGGCGGCGAGTTATCCACAAGAGAGAAAATTTATCATAAAGCGGGTTACATCCCTGCAAAGGAAAACGGACCGGTCTATTATGTCTCCTCCTCGAGAGGTGGAGCCTTCCGCTCGTTGCAGGAAGCCTTGGAACAAGTGCGAAAAGATTGCGCCGTCAATCAGAAAGCAGATGGAAATCCTCGGATCGTTCTCGACCCCGGTACATATGTCGTCAATGAGGTGCTGAAAATTGCATTCTCCGTGGTGATTGTCTCTTCGCCGGGTTGTTCGCCGCAGGACGTGGTAATCAAAGCCGGGAATGATGACGCCGAGATTCTATCGTTAGTTGAGAGCGACAATGATGATGCTGATAACGATACCGATAACGAGGAAGGCGGAAATGAATCAGAATTATGCGCGGATGGAAAAATAGTATATGAAAATCTGACGCTGGACATCATTGTTTCCGGTACTGGCTTTATCGATAGCTGTGTCATACAAGATCCGTTGTGCGCTTGTGCAGGTTATCTGGTTGTCGTCAACTCATTGTTCTGTAAAAGAATATTGGTGGGGGACGGAGGCATTTTGCTGCTGGCCCGGTCGATTGTCTCGAAGGGGATACAAGTTCTTGAACCAGATGAAGACCACTCTCCCCGTATAGTCGGGGTTATCGATCACTCTTTGGTATCAGGTGATTCGAAAACCTGGGGTATAAAGGCTTCGTATTGTGTCATGCTTGAAGTTTCGGAATCGAGAGTCAAAAACGGTATGTTTCTTGAGAAGACATTCCTGATTATGGGACGTTCCAAGGTCACCGGAGATTCAGACGCATATAACGGCGCGCCATTGATTCTCGATGGGGAAATCGCCGATCCCGAGTTTTTGAGCTATATGCCAAAGGATTCCTCGGCCAAATTCGATTCTATTGCTTTCGAGGATTTGAAAGTGAAGGCTTCGGATCTATTCGGTGATGATGAGTCATCAGATGCTCCAGCAAGCCATGTCGACCAGCAGGGCGTAGACGAACTGCTTGCTCAATTGGACGCGCTGACAGGTCTGGACTCCGTCAAAACCGATGTGCGCAAACAAATACGGCTTATCCAGTTCCAGCAGCAGAGGAAGGCTCAGGGACTGCCGGTCAATTCGATTTCGCATAACATGATTTTCGCCGGCAATCCCGGAACCGGAAAAACCACGGTGGCTCGTATCTACGGCAAGTTGCTTTACAGTCTGGGTATCGTCAAAAAAGACGTATTCGTGGAGGCCGATCGCTCCCAATTTGTGGCAGCATATCTCGGTCAGACGGCCTTGAAGACCAAGAAAGTGATCAACAGCGCCCGTGGAGGTGTGCTGTTCATCGACGAGGCCTATGCGCTGGTGCAGCAAGGTGGTTTTAGTGATGTTTACGGTCACGAGGCGGTGGATACGCTGTTGAAGGCGATGGAGGATTATCGCGATGATATGGTCTTCATCCTCGCCGGATACACCGATGAGATGAAGCAGTTCCTCGATGCCAATGCCGGCCTCAAGTCCCGTATCCCGAACTGGCTGACATTCAAGGATTATACGCCTGATGAGCTTGTGTCCATCACCAAAAACCTTGCCTCTCGTGAAGGATACGTCTTCGGCGACGGTGTCGAAGATAGGCTCAGGGATTATTTCGCCCGTACCTGCAAGGAAGAGCACTTCGGCAATGCCCGTTCGGCTCGTAACCTTTACGAGGCGGCCATTACCAACAAGGCGGCACGGGAGATAGAAAAAGGTGAGAACAGCGATCTCACAACGCTTATCAGTGAAGATTTCGAAGTTTAA
- a CDS encoding FKBP-type peptidyl-prolyl cis-trans isomerase, producing the protein MSNNHSRKFGRILAAACAIALSFGMAACGSSSDNSKSADSSDGTQMAGVKATGTLGKKPKITFHTPMKVVNNSYAVLQKGNGPAIQKDNHVCVQGIALNAKDGSEMMSTWEKNTPDCSMIMNEDGTGKTYYNVLKDQKINSTIAFGVNDNNKASTSYIMALTIVSQSKPMTRAEGEKVTDIPTDLPKVTLNEKGAPSIDFNGYKPGNDLVVQPLIKGKGQKVAETDTIDAHYTGWVMDADGKPSKFDSSWDRGKAAQFSLQQVVEGWKKGLAGQTVGSQVLLVIPPNLGYGDKAQAKIPANSTLYFVVDILYDYGQMQTQQ; encoded by the coding sequence ATGAGCAACAATCACTCGCGAAAATTCGGCCGTATTCTCGCCGCCGCCTGCGCCATCGCCCTGTCCTTCGGCATGGCCGCTTGCGGATCGAGCAGCGACAACAGCAAATCCGCTGATTCTTCAGACGGTACGCAGATGGCCGGAGTCAAAGCCACCGGAACACTTGGCAAAAAGCCGAAAATCACCTTCCATACCCCCATGAAGGTGGTCAATAATTCCTATGCCGTGCTGCAGAAGGGCAATGGTCCCGCGATTCAGAAAGACAACCACGTCTGCGTGCAGGGAATCGCGCTCAACGCCAAGGACGGCAGCGAGATGATGAGCACGTGGGAGAAGAACACCCCCGATTGCTCAATGATCATGAACGAAGACGGCACAGGCAAGACCTATTACAACGTGCTGAAGGACCAGAAGATCAACTCGACCATCGCTTTCGGCGTCAACGACAACAACAAGGCCAGTACCTCCTACATCATGGCGCTTACCATCGTCTCGCAGTCCAAGCCGATGACGCGTGCCGAGGGCGAAAAGGTGACGGACATTCCCACGGACCTGCCCAAGGTGACGCTCAACGAAAAGGGCGCGCCTTCCATCGACTTCAACGGTTACAAGCCAGGCAACGACCTCGTGGTCCAGCCGCTGATCAAAGGCAAGGGCCAGAAAGTGGCCGAGACCGACACCATCGATGCGCATTACACCGGCTGGGTGATGGATGCCGATGGCAAGCCCTCGAAGTTTGATTCCTCCTGGGACCGCGGCAAGGCCGCACAGTTCTCGCTGCAGCAGGTCGTGGAAGGATGGAAGAAAGGACTGGCCGGACAGACGGTCGGTTCGCAGGTGCTGCTGGTCATCCCTCCGAACCTGGGTTATGGGGACAAGGCGCAGGCCAAGATTCCCGCCAACTCAACGCTCTATTTCGTGGTCGACATCCTCTACGATTACGGCCAGATGCAGACCCAGCAGTAA